ATACACTTTACCGGAAATGGCGACACAATTTACCACAACCGGCACTATTTCAACCCCTACCGCGCCATAGCCGACGACCTCACACTATCTCGACTATCGGGTGAAAAACCGCTTCGAGCAGGCGAAGAAGCAGGCCGTCTCACCGCCCTGCTAATCCCTGAACAAGCCGCTGCCGACACACCCGACACCCCTTTCGAAATTCTGGTCGCACCAGAAGACGGCGTTGGCCTCATAGCCCAAGGATATCTCGCCGCCGCAAACTTCGGCACCACACAACAAATATGCACTTTCACCACAAACAGAACCGAACAACTCCCCATCTTCCCCGGCACCGTCCTCGAAACGCATGGAAACCGCGCAAGCTACCGCATCCCCATCGGCGGCGAATCAGCCTGCCTCCTCCGCGCAACCCAAATACTGAACATAGAAGGCGATGCGCGTATAGACGCCATATCCGACGGGGCACTATACGCCTCCAGTTCCGAGCATGCAGAAGTAAAAATCGCAGGAGAAGACAGAACGCACACCATTGGTCGTGGAGAAATCAGGCGCATAGCTTGAAGGAGAACACATGCAAAACAAAATCACCATCGCCCCCCGCTACTACCGCTGGCACGTTGACGAAGGCATCGTCTGGATCGAAAAGAACACGAGCTATGCCCACCTCAACTGGGAGATCCCGATAGCGCAAACCGCACTCGTACTCGTCGATGTATGGTCGCATCACTACCTGAAAGACACGAAAGCCAGGTCCGAGGAAATCGTAAGCAACAACATCGTCCCCCTTCTACACGCCTGTCGAAAAGCGGAAATGCCCATCGTTCACGCCCCGGCGCCTCGCCTGGCTGAAGCGCATCCATCCTGGGTGAACCTGATCGAAAAGGGAAAAACATCCACCAACGCCAAAAACAACTGGCCCCCAGCCGAATTTCGCAGCAAAACGGGAATATATGAACACTATGCGCGCCCCATAGAACCGCGCGAAGAAGAACTCACCGAAACCCGCGCCAGACTCGCAATGCACCCCCTCGTACAGGTAGAGGGGCAGGAAGCCGTCATCTCAACCGGCGAAGAACTCCATCGCTGGTGCAAACAAAAGGACATACTCTTCCTCTTCTATCTGGGCTTCAACACCAACGCCTGCAT
This window of the Gemmatimonadota bacterium genome carries:
- a CDS encoding isochorismatase family protein, which codes for MQNKITIAPRYYRWHVDEGIVWIEKNTSYAHLNWEIPIAQTALVLVDVWSHHYLKDTKARSEEIVSNNIVPLLHACRKAEMPIVHAPAPRLAEAHPSWVNLIEKGKTSTNAKNNWPPAEFRSKTGIYEHYARPIEPREEELTETRARLAMHPLVQVEGQEAVISTGEELHRWCKQKDILFLFYLGFNTNACILMRDYGTLAMGRRGYEIILLRDCTTGMESFETHETLGQTRGAVLFLEMFGHYSLTSEELIAGLDE